A window of the Eretmochelys imbricata isolate rEreImb1 chromosome 7, rEreImb1.hap1, whole genome shotgun sequence genome harbors these coding sequences:
- the HNRNPH3 gene encoding heterogeneous nuclear ribonucleoprotein H3 isoform X1, with product MDWTGKHNGPNDTSSDGTVRLRGLPFGCSKEEIVQFFQGLEIVPNGITLTLDYQGRSTGEAFVQFASKEIAENALGKHKERIGHRYIEIFKSSKSEIRGFYDPPRRMMGQQRPGPYDRPLGGRGGYYGAGRGSMYDRMRRGGGGYDGGYGGFDDYGGYNNYGYGNDGYDDRMRDGRGMGGHGYGGAGDASSGFHGGHFVHMRGLPFRATENDIANFFSPLNPIRVHIDIGADGRATGEADVEFVTHEDAVAAMSKDKNNMQHRYIELFLNSTAGGGSGMGGYGRDGMDQGGYGSVGRMGMGSNYSGGYGTPDGLGGYGRGSGNSGGYYGQGSMGGGGWRGMY from the exons ATGGACTGGACTGGGAAACACAATGGTCCAAATGATACATCTAGTGATGGAACAGTACGACTTCGTGGACTGCCTTTTGGTTGTAGCAAAGAGGAGATTGTTCAGTTCTTTCAAG GGTTGGAAATCGTGCCAAATGGGATAACATTGACGCTGGACTACCAGGGGAGAAGCACAGGGGAGGCCTTCGTGCAGTTTGCTTCAAAGGAGATAGCAGAAAATGCTCTGGGGAAACACAAGGAAAGAATAGGGCACAG GTACATTGAAATCTTCAAAAGTAGTAAGAGTGAAATCAGAGGATTCTATGACCCACCAAGAAGAATGATGGGACAACAACGACCTGGACCATATGATAGACCATTAGGAGGAAGAGGGGGTTATTATGGAGCTGGGCGTGGAAGTATGTATGACAGAATGCGTCGAGGAGGTGGTGGATATGACGGTG GATATGGTGGCTTTGATGATTATGGTGGCTATAATAACTATGGCTATGGAAATGATGGCTATGATGACAGAATGAGAGATGGGAGAG GTATGGGAGGACATGGCTATGGTGGAGCTGGAGATGCAAGTTCAGGTTTCCATGGTGGTCATTTTGTTCATATGAGAGGATTGCCTTTTCGAGCTACAGAAAATGATATTGCTAAT TTTTTTTCACCACTGAATCCTATAAGAGTTCACATTGATATTGGGGCAGATGGAAGAGCAACAGGAGAAGCAGATGTGGAGTTTGTAACACATGAAGATGCAGTGGCTGCCATGTCTAAGGATAAAAATAACATGC aacaTCGATATATTGAACTGTTTCTGAATTCAACTGCTGGAGGAGGCTCTGGAATGGGAGGCTATGGCAGAGATGGAATGG ATCAAGGAGGTTATGGTTCTGTTGGCAGAATGGGAATGGGTAGCAATTACAGCGGAGGATATGGTACTCCTGATGGCTTGGGTGGATATG GTCGTGGCAGTGGAAATAGTGGTGGATACTATGGGCAAGGCAGTATGGGTGGAGGTGGATGGCGTGGAATGTATTGA
- the HNRNPH3 gene encoding heterogeneous nuclear ribonucleoprotein H3 isoform X2, with product MDWTGKHNGPNDTSSDGTVRLRGLPFGCSKEEIVQFFQGLEIVPNGITLTLDYQGRSTGEAFVQFASKEIAENALGKHKERIGHRYIEIFKSSKSEIRGFYDPPRRMMGQQRPGPYDRPLGGRGGYYGAGRGRYGGFDDYGGYNNYGYGNDGYDDRMRDGRGMGGHGYGGAGDASSGFHGGHFVHMRGLPFRATENDIANFFSPLNPIRVHIDIGADGRATGEADVEFVTHEDAVAAMSKDKNNMQHRYIELFLNSTAGGGSGMGGYGRDGMDQGGYGSVGRMGMGSNYSGGYGTPDGLGGYGRGSGNSGGYYGQGSMGGGGWRGMY from the exons ATGGACTGGACTGGGAAACACAATGGTCCAAATGATACATCTAGTGATGGAACAGTACGACTTCGTGGACTGCCTTTTGGTTGTAGCAAAGAGGAGATTGTTCAGTTCTTTCAAG GGTTGGAAATCGTGCCAAATGGGATAACATTGACGCTGGACTACCAGGGGAGAAGCACAGGGGAGGCCTTCGTGCAGTTTGCTTCAAAGGAGATAGCAGAAAATGCTCTGGGGAAACACAAGGAAAGAATAGGGCACAG GTACATTGAAATCTTCAAAAGTAGTAAGAGTGAAATCAGAGGATTCTATGACCCACCAAGAAGAATGATGGGACAACAACGACCTGGACCATATGATAGACCATTAGGAGGAAGAGGGGGTTATTATGGAGCTGGGCGTGGAA GATATGGTGGCTTTGATGATTATGGTGGCTATAATAACTATGGCTATGGAAATGATGGCTATGATGACAGAATGAGAGATGGGAGAG GTATGGGAGGACATGGCTATGGTGGAGCTGGAGATGCAAGTTCAGGTTTCCATGGTGGTCATTTTGTTCATATGAGAGGATTGCCTTTTCGAGCTACAGAAAATGATATTGCTAAT TTTTTTTCACCACTGAATCCTATAAGAGTTCACATTGATATTGGGGCAGATGGAAGAGCAACAGGAGAAGCAGATGTGGAGTTTGTAACACATGAAGATGCAGTGGCTGCCATGTCTAAGGATAAAAATAACATGC aacaTCGATATATTGAACTGTTTCTGAATTCAACTGCTGGAGGAGGCTCTGGAATGGGAGGCTATGGCAGAGATGGAATGG ATCAAGGAGGTTATGGTTCTGTTGGCAGAATGGGAATGGGTAGCAATTACAGCGGAGGATATGGTACTCCTGATGGCTTGGGTGGATATG GTCGTGGCAGTGGAAATAGTGGTGGATACTATGGGCAAGGCAGTATGGGTGGAGGTGGATGGCGTGGAATGTATTGA
- the HNRNPH3 gene encoding heterogeneous nuclear ribonucleoprotein H3 isoform X3 codes for MMGQQRPGPYDRPLGGRGGYYGAGRGSMYDRMRRGGGGYDGGYGGFDDYGGYNNYGYGNDGYDDRMRDGRGMGGHGYGGAGDASSGFHGGHFVHMRGLPFRATENDIANFFSPLNPIRVHIDIGADGRATGEADVEFVTHEDAVAAMSKDKNNMQHRYIELFLNSTAGGGSGMGGYGRDGMDQGGYGSVGRMGMGSNYSGGYGTPDGLGGYGRGSGNSGGYYGQGSMGGGGWRGMY; via the exons ATGATGGGACAACAACGACCTGGACCATATGATAGACCATTAGGAGGAAGAGGGGGTTATTATGGAGCTGGGCGTGGAAGTATGTATGACAGAATGCGTCGAGGAGGTGGTGGATATGACGGTG GATATGGTGGCTTTGATGATTATGGTGGCTATAATAACTATGGCTATGGAAATGATGGCTATGATGACAGAATGAGAGATGGGAGAG GTATGGGAGGACATGGCTATGGTGGAGCTGGAGATGCAAGTTCAGGTTTCCATGGTGGTCATTTTGTTCATATGAGAGGATTGCCTTTTCGAGCTACAGAAAATGATATTGCTAAT TTTTTTTCACCACTGAATCCTATAAGAGTTCACATTGATATTGGGGCAGATGGAAGAGCAACAGGAGAAGCAGATGTGGAGTTTGTAACACATGAAGATGCAGTGGCTGCCATGTCTAAGGATAAAAATAACATGC aacaTCGATATATTGAACTGTTTCTGAATTCAACTGCTGGAGGAGGCTCTGGAATGGGAGGCTATGGCAGAGATGGAATGG ATCAAGGAGGTTATGGTTCTGTTGGCAGAATGGGAATGGGTAGCAATTACAGCGGAGGATATGGTACTCCTGATGGCTTGGGTGGATATG GTCGTGGCAGTGGAAATAGTGGTGGATACTATGGGCAAGGCAGTATGGGTGGAGGTGGATGGCGTGGAATGTATTGA